In Halorubrum sp. PV6, a single window of DNA contains:
- a CDS encoding MmgE/PrpD family protein, whose protein sequence is MARAHTREWERAVGDFLAAPVDATAREHGRAVVADVLAAAVAGSAAPGVAGVATGASFAAGEATILGTDRRVAPPQAAMTNAAAAIAQEVEEGHNTGGHVGAGIVAGGLAAAEANDVDGETFVDACTKAYEVCVRLERAIFAMKARMNDAIPWLVRNPHSTWTTVGPAVTSALCLDATDEELRETFRIAANLAVVSMHDPYAEGPTARNFTAGFSAQAGVTAALTAMAGVEGSEAAIEAVYDPFEELLPGGFTSQFETLGEEWAVAEHYVKPYPSCRYTHPPLDALREAIDGRDVDPSAVESITVRTFANATDMAHAAPETMTAGKFSAPYVLATYLCQGGVELDHFTPEALADETVRGVAARVDLRADDGYEAAFPESWGASVAVELDDGTTLRGARDYPRGDYRDPMPEAAYRARNRTLLAHGLRTGETGDDERVDAALDALDAVAERPVRSTVDALSL, encoded by the coding sequence ATGGCACGAGCACACACACGTGAGTGGGAGCGAGCCGTCGGCGACTTCCTCGCGGCGCCCGTCGACGCGACGGCTCGCGAACACGGGCGGGCGGTGGTCGCGGACGTGCTGGCGGCCGCCGTGGCCGGGTCGGCGGCGCCGGGCGTCGCCGGGGTCGCGACGGGCGCGTCGTTCGCGGCGGGCGAGGCGACGATCCTCGGGACGGACCGGCGAGTCGCCCCGCCGCAGGCCGCCATGACGAACGCCGCGGCCGCCATCGCACAGGAGGTGGAGGAGGGGCACAACACGGGCGGCCACGTCGGTGCCGGGATCGTCGCCGGGGGGCTCGCGGCCGCGGAGGCGAACGACGTCGACGGCGAGACGTTCGTCGACGCGTGTACGAAGGCCTACGAGGTCTGTGTGCGCCTCGAACGGGCAATATTCGCGATGAAAGCCCGGATGAACGACGCGATCCCGTGGCTCGTCCGGAACCCGCACTCGACGTGGACGACGGTCGGGCCGGCGGTGACGAGCGCGCTCTGTCTGGACGCGACCGACGAGGAGCTGCGCGAGACGTTCCGGATCGCGGCGAACCTCGCGGTGGTCTCGATGCACGACCCGTACGCCGAGGGGCCGACGGCCCGGAACTTCACTGCGGGCTTTTCCGCGCAGGCCGGCGTGACCGCGGCGCTCACGGCGATGGCGGGAGTCGAGGGCTCGGAGGCGGCCATCGAGGCGGTGTACGACCCCTTCGAGGAGCTGCTTCCGGGGGGGTTCACCAGCCAGTTCGAGACGCTCGGCGAGGAGTGGGCGGTCGCGGAACACTACGTCAAACCCTACCCCTCCTGTCGGTACACCCACCCGCCGCTCGACGCGCTTCGCGAGGCGATAGACGGGCGAGACGTGGACCCGAGCGCCGTCGAGTCGATCACGGTCCGGACGTTCGCCAACGCGACCGACATGGCACACGCCGCGCCGGAGACGATGACCGCCGGGAAGTTCTCCGCGCCGTACGTGCTGGCGACGTACCTCTGTCAGGGCGGCGTCGAACTCGACCATTTCACTCCCGAAGCGCTGGCCGACGAGACGGTCAGGGGCGTGGCCGCGCGCGTCGACCTGCGCGCCGACGACGGGTACGAGGCGGCCTTCCCCGAGTCGTGGGGCGCGAGCGTCGCCGTCGAACTGGATGACGGGACCACGCTGCGCGGCGCCCGCGACTACCCTCGCGGCGACTACCGAGACCCGATGCCCGAGGCGGCGTACAGAGCGCGGAACCGAACGCTGCTGGCGCACGGGCTCAGAACGGGCGAGACCGGCGACGACGAGCGCGTCGACGCGGCGCTCGACGCCCTCGACGCCGTGGCGGAGCGACCGGTTCGGTCGACGGTCGACGCGCTCAGCCTGTAA